Within the Maribacter sp. BPC-D8 genome, the region AACATGACTAGCCTCTTTACTTAAATAAGATTTCGGTATAAGTAATGGAAAATAGGCATTCTCATGACCAGTTTCCTTAAACATCTTATCTAAAGCGGCTTGCATTTTCTCCCAGATACCGTAACCATATGGTTTTATAACCATACAACCTCTTACACCAGAGTTTTCGGCTAAGTCTGCCTTAACCACTAATTCGTTATACCATTTGGAATAATCCTCGCTTCTCTTCGTCAAATTTTTACTCATTATCTGGACTTTGGCACAAATTTTGTGAATATTAGTATATAATAATTGAGTAAAACTAGTTATTTTTAATATGTTCAACAATATAATTTTGATCCGATGATATATTCTATACCCCACAACAAACTTCGAAACATAACAATGTTGGTAACCTTAGCTGTTATTACAGCTTCTTGCGGTTCATATCAACAATCATCTTACTACGATAATGATGGCATTTATTCTGATGATGCCCCAACAACGGTAGAAAGAAGACCTGAACAAAGAAATTACACACAGAGTAATCCTGAAACGGATACGTATACCAACTATTTTGGTGAAAAAGCTGACCAATATGGTGAAATACTAGATGAAGAAATTTTTACAGATGTAGATTCTTATTCTAGTAATGATTTAAATCAAGAGGTTCCAGAAGAACAATTAACAGATTATTACGCCACTGCAAATGACTATGAAGGTTATGGCAGTTGGGGAAGTAATAATGCTGACGTAAGCATTTACATTCATAATAATGGATGGAACAACTGGAACAATGGTGGTCTTTACGGATGGGGCTGGAACAATGTTGGATACGGCGGATATTATGGTAATGGCTGGGGTCGACCATGGGGATGGAATAGATGGAACAATTGGGGCTATGGCGGTTTTGGATTTGGATATTCAGGATTCGGATATTCGGGATTCGGATTTGGATGGAACAGACCTTACTATGGTAACAATTTTGGATACGCATATGGTTACGGTTACGGAAACAGAAATTACAACAGAAACAACCGTTTCTCTAACAGAAGTTATGCAGTCAACAATTCAAGAAGAGGAAATTATACAAGACAAACGTCTAATAATAGTGGGCTTTCTTCAACGGCAGCAAGAGGTCGTTCAAATGTGAACACTAGAGGTAATTCTTCTAGATATAGAACTACTACCGGTAGAGCAACAACAGCTAGAAGTTCTGCAAACACCCGTAGTTCAAGAACCTATTCAGGTAACACTACCGCAAGAAGAACGGTAGGTGTTGACCAAAATAGAGCCTACAGAACAAGCAGAAGCACTAGAGCAACACCTAGATATAACAGTAGTTCTTCTAGAAACTCTAGCAGCAGATATAGCACTAGCCCGAGAACATCGAGTTCTAGCACCGCAAGATCAAGCAGCAGGGTTGCCGTACCTAGAACTTCAACATATAGAAATTCTGGTAATAGCTCTAGAAGTTATTCTTCAGGCAGAAGTTCTGGTAGTAGCTCTAGAAGTAGTAATTACAGCTCTGGCAAAAGCAGTTCTAGTGGTAGTTCTTACAGAAGCTCTGGTAGCAGCTCTAGAAGTTCAAGCAGCGGATCTTCATCTAGATCTTCTGGTTCTTCGAGTAGAAGTAGTAGCAGTAGCAGTAGAAGAAACTAAAATCAAACATTTATCACCTTTGAATTATTGATATGAAAAGATATTTAACTTTCGTAGTACTAATGGCATGTGCCGTAGGTAGTGCACAAAATATAAATGAAGCTTTACGTTACGGTACTGAAAACCTACAAGGTACAGCCAGATTTCAAGCTATGGGCGGAGCATTTGGTGCTTTAGGCGGAGATTTATCATCGCTAAATATTAACCCTGCAGGATCCGCTGTTTTTAATAACAGCCTTTTTACCATTAGTGGATCGAACTACCACACGAACAATGATGCCCGTTACTTTGGTGATGCATTGATTACCAAAAACAATAACATTCAATTAAATCAAATTGGTGGTGCATTTGTTTTTAATAATACAGATTCTAATTCTGACTGGAAGAAATTCACTTTAGCTTTCAATTATGATTTGGTGAATAATTTCGATAATGAATATTATGTTTCAGGAAGCGCCACAGAAGGTATCGACACCTATTTTCTAGAATATGCAGGCGGTACACCTTTCGGATCTATTCTTCGACAAGATGGAGAGTTTTTAGAAGAAGCTTATCTAGATATTGGCTCAGCACAAGGTTTTAGAGACCAACAAACCTTTTTAGGTTATTATGGCGGAATTCTTGATCCAGAAACCGAAAATGACGGTAACACCAATTACATCAGTAATTCCCTTTATGATTTTGTTGATCAAGATTTTTTAAGAAGAACCACCGGTTACAATAGTAAGTTTACTGTTAATGTTGCTTCTCAATATAAAGAGAATCTTTACGTGGGTGCATCATTGAACTTTCATAGCGTATTATACACTCAGCTTGATCAATTCACTGAAGATGGGTATGAACCTAATTCAGAAATACGAAGAACAACATTTGATAATTACTTAGAAACAGAAGGTAACGGCTTCTCTTTTACCTTAGGCGCTATTGCTAAACTAAATGAAACTGTACGTTTGGGTGGTAGCTACCAATCCCCTACTTGGTATCGTTTAGAGGATAACACCTCTCAACGTGTAAATTCAGATTTAGCAGATGAAGATATTAATTTCATCAATTTTAATGTGGTGAATTTATTCGAAAGCTATACAGTGAAGACCCCTGGAAAACTAACCGGTAGTTTAGCTGTAATTTTTGCAAAAGACGGATTATTAAGTTTTGATTACGGATATCAAGATTTCTCTCAATCGGAATTACGTCCTACCAATGACCCAAGTTTTCAAACAGTAAATTCTCAAATTACGAGTGATTTAGGTGCTGTTTCTACATTTAGACTTGGTGGTGAGTATAGAATTCAACAAGTTAGCCTTAGAGCAGGATATCGCTTTGAACAGAGTCCGTATGCAAACGGAAATACGATCGGAGATCTAAATGCAGTTTCTGGTGGTATTGGTTATAACTTCGGTGGTAGTAAATTAGATTTTGCGCTTAGCCGTTCACAACAAGATGTTAGCGAAAGACTTTTCAATGCCGGTATTACAACACCTGCTATGATTGATAGAGGTATTATGAATGCGACATTGAGTTATACGATCAATTTCTAAAGGATATAAAATTTAATCATAAAAAAGGGGAGCAAATTGCTCCCCTTTTTTTTTATCTCTTTAATGAAAAATGTGTCTTTCGGGTTTTCGCTACAAGTAGCCCATCTTCCATTTCTCCATATTCAAACCTGAACCAGTAATCTGTAGAAGTCATTTGCTGTCCGTTGTAATTTCCGTCCCAGCTATCGGTTGCACCTAGCTGCTTCAACAACTTACCGTATCTATCAAAAATAAATACAACAGGGTTGTTTAAAGTTTCAATTCCCTCCACATTCCAATCATCATTAATGCCATCACCATTTGGCGTAAAGAACTTTGGATAACCAACAACTAAAAACTCTATAGGGTCTGTAATTCCGCATCCGTTCTTATCATTTATAATAACCGTATTCAATCCCGGAGGTACATTCATAAAAACAGGATTGTCTTGAAACACTCCGTCGTTAATCGCATATTCATAATCCCCATCACCTTCAACAAAAAATTCAATATTATTTTGATCAGGATCAATTGAAAGATTAGTATCCAATGTTTCAACACGGTCTAATATAGGTGTTCCAAAAAAGGTTATTAATACTCCGCTCTCATCAGCCACTGTTGGCGGTGTACCCGTTACGGTAGTAATTGTAGCAAAATAGCGTCCGGTATTCGGGCTAGCTACTATTAATTCAGCACCAAAATCACCAGAACCGGTAAGCGTATCGTCTACTATACCATCATCTTCATAATCTACCGTCCACTCTACATTGGCAATATCTGCACCTGCAGGTGAATTCAATGCACTAATAGTTATTGGGTCATCACCCTCACAAGCAATGATATCCAATCCTAAAAACTCATCTCTTAATGTACAATCTAATGCAGTATCTTGACTATCACTTACAGAACTACCCGTAAAAGTCAACATAAAAGGCTCGGGATCTCCAGTAAAATTATCGGCAAAATTATTTATCAATATGTAATAAATCTCTCCGGGAATAACATCTAAATACTCATCATATGTATTCTGACTACCCGTTAAAGATGCACGACCTTCTTCACCGCTATCAGGGTTAACCCCTAGTCCCGTAAAATTAGTATCGTTAACTTCATAGTTACAACGAATTGGCTGCGCAGTACCATTACTTATATCGCCACAATCAACATCTGGACCATAAACAGCAAAATCCCATTCGGCAGTTGGCGTAGAGCCCGAAGTTGCTAATGCCTCAATATCAAAACCTACCTGACCACCTGTACCTGCTCTAAAAACGAACCAAGAAGTATTAAACTCAATATTTGCGTTAGAAAGACTACCTTTTTCTAAACACCCAGTTTGAAGTATTACTTCTGGGTCAAAATCATCAACATCACCTGTTCCGCCGGCAAGACCCATAATAGGCTGGTCGGCACAAACTGGTATAGCCGTTCTACAATCGGCTGAATTCTGTGCAGTTATGTTCCAATAAAAAAGAAACAAACAACATATAGAACAAAGAAGTGTTCTCATAAAAGTGTAGCTTATTAGTATACGTGATGTATATTATAACTACACATGACATGCTTTAGTATCTTACATCGAAGATTCTTGCGTTTAATCGATAAAATGCACTAATTAAGCCTAAACAACAGAGTTAACGCTTTAAAGTGAAATGATTATTAATGTAAGATGCGTTTGTACTTTCCCCTAAAGAATTGGTATAAGTAAGTTTGAACCAGTAGTCAGATTCTGGCAAAAGGGCTCCATTAAAAGAACCGGTCCACCCAGTAGAATTTTCAAATATCTGATACAGTAATTTTCCATATCTATCATAAATAGTGATCACAGGATTATCTAAAGCTGACAATCCGTCAACTTTCCAAGTATCATTTACGTTATCTCCATTGGGAGTAAAGAACTTTGGAAACCCCACCACTACGATATCTCTAGTATCAGAACCACAACCATTTACATCACGAACGGTAATCGTATGCTCACCAGGGAATAGATTGTTGAACAGCCCGCTATTTTGTGGCGTTTCATTATCTACTTGATACTCAAAATCTCCATTCTCTTCCAAGAAAACATTGACCACATTAGAAGCATCATCTTCATATTCGATAGTAATATCTGATATTATTGGCGGACTAGAAAAAACCACAGTAACCGACCTAACAGTTATACATTGTATTAATCCTTGAATATTAGTCACAGACAAGGTGTACACACCAGGTTCTGCAACTGTAATTAAAGAAGAGGTTTGCCCTGAGCTCCATTCATACGTAAAATCGCTATCTGGTATACGCTGCCCTATAGTTACAATAGGTTCATCGCCACATATAAAAACTTCTGTCTCAAAATCTAAAACAGGTAATTCAATTCCGTTAATATCAAAAGTTTCAGAAACATCAAAGCACATAGAGTTTTCTATTGATGTTGTTCTTACGTATATCGTTTGCAAAACCTGTGTAGGTATAAATTCTTTTAAAAGTGCGTTGGCACCATCAAAAGCATCTTCAAAACTTTCATGATATGACACCCTAAAATCCAACGGGCTCTGTGCACCTAAAGCCTCAGCATCTTTGGTATTAAAATCAATAGCTGTGCCGTCTAAACAAGCAGTTTCATCTTCTAAAGAAAAGGTTTCTGGCGAAGGTGCATAAGCTACTTGGGTTTCGCTTGTTACAGGATTACCTGAGTTACGTACTATAATAACACGATACATACCAGAAACGGCAATAGAGAGTTCCGGGTCACTTTCACCAGGTATCTGTTGGTAACCCGCTCCAGCATCTAATTCCCATTGATAAGTTTTAGCATCTGCAGTAGTTGCATCCAAAACCACGGTTTGGTCATCACATGCAATAACCGGAGGACCTAATAAATTATCTATAATATTACAATCTAAAGCACTATACGGAAACTCAACAAATATGCTACCTGAAAACTGAATAGAGAATCCTGAATTATTGTTACTGAAATTATTGATCATCAAGAGGTATTCTTCTCCCGGTTCAACAGCTAACCAATCATCATACTGTATATTATCTATACCTGTAGGGTCTTCTCCCATCCCTATAAAACTACTATCATCAGAATTATCGAAATAATTACATCGAACAGGATCACCCAATGCACTACAATCGTTTGTTTTATACAAAGCAAAATCCCAATCTTCTGTAGTATCAAATCCGATATTAAAACCTAATTGACCTATTTCACCAATTTTAAAGGTATACCAAGCAGAATTGGTTTCAATAGTACCACTACCCTGCGTAATACAACCAGAAATAGTTGCTCCGTTAAAATCGTCAATACCATAACCATTAGTACCACCATTTACAGGAGTATTATAGCAAATAGGAACCGCATTGGCGCAATCAGCCGACACCTGCGCAAAACAGCTGAAGATGCTAAAAAAGCATACTAATAAAACAGATATACCATACTTGGTCATAGAGGCCTTCTCATTTCTAAAACTAAAATTAACTAGACCTTAACGTTATGGCTAATTAATGTTGTGTAATGCCTGTAAATGGTTATAAAGTGGCACATATTGTATATCTTTGCAGCTTCTAAAAGATAGATAAAATGAAAATTGAGGATACACTGGAAGATCAATTTGATGAATTAGGAAACGATCACATTTCTACATCAGAAGACACTCCTTTACGTTCAGATGCCTTTGATTTGGATGATGCCGAAAAGATTGAACGCATTCGCGAAAATGTACGTGAAATTATGCTAACCTTAGGTTTAGATTTAACCGACGATAGCCTAAAAGGAACTCCGAATAGAGTTGCTAAAATGTACGTTAATGAAATATTCGGCGGCTTAAACCCTACCAAAAAACCTAAGGCTTCTACTTTTGATAATAAGTACAAGTATGGCGAAATGTTAGTTGAAAAAAACATTACTCTTTACTCCACCTGCGAACACCACTTTCTACCAATAGTTGGTCGTGCCCACGTTGCTTACATTTCTAATGGTACCGTTGTTGGTCTTTCTAAGATGAACCGTATTGTTGATTATTATGCTAAACGTCCGCAAGTTCAAGAGCGTTTAAATATTCAAATCGTAAGAGAATTACAAAAAGCTTTAGGTACTGAAGATGTTGCTTGTGTTATTGATGCAAAACATCTTTGTGTAAATTCTAGAGGAATTCGCGATATTGATAGTAGCACCGTAACCGCTGAATATGGCGGTAAATTCAAAGAAGAATTGGTACGCCGCGAGTTCTTAAATTACCTTAACCTAGACACTCATTTTTAATAGCATATAGCTTCATGCAATTGTACGAAAATCAGGAAATTAAAGTATACAATTCCTTATCAGGAAAAAAAGAAGTTTTCAAACCCATAAATGAAGGCCATATCGGTATGTATGTTTGTGGACCAACAGTGTATAGTAATGTACACTTAGGAAACTGTAGAACTTTCATGTCTTTTGATATGATTTTCAGATACTTTAGACACCTAGGCTACAAAGTGCGTTATGTTCGTAATATTACTGATGCAGGTCATTTAGTTGATGATGCGGAAGATGGCGAAGATAAAATTGCAAAAAAAGCACGATTAGAAAAGCTAGAACCGATGGAAGTCGTACAGCGATACACTGTTGACTTTCATAATATTTTAGAGAAATTTAATTTTCTACCTCCTAGCATTGAACCCACAGCTACGGGACATATTATAGAACAGATTGAAATTATTAAGGATATTCTTGAAAAAGGATTTGCCTATGAAACCAATGGTTCTGTATATTTTGACGTTGCTAAGTTCAACGAAGAGCATGAGTACGGCAAATTAAGTGGCCGTAAGCTTGAAGACATGATTGCTAACACTCGTGATCTTGCCGCTCAAGACGACAAGCACAATCCGCAAGATTTTGCTCTTTGGAAAAAAGCAGAGCCACAACATATTATGCGATGGCCTTCGCCGTGGGGCGATGGATTCCCGGGGTGGCATTTAGAATGTACCGCCATGAGTACAAAATACTTAGGCGAAACATTTGATATTCACGGTGGCGGAATGGATTTAAAATTTCCGCATCACGAATGTGAAATAGCTCAAGCTGAAGCTTGCAATGGTCAAAGTCCTGTAAACTATTGGCTACATGCCAATATGTTAACCTTGAACGGAAGAAAAATGGCTAAATCTACGGGTAACAGTATTTTACCTGGCGAGATATTTTCTGGTGAAAACGAGATTCTTAGCAAGCCCTTCTCCCCTTCTATGGTGCGTTTCTTTATGATGCAGGCACATTATACCAGTATTTTAGATATAAGTAATGATGCATTATTGGCATCTGAAAAAGGTTTCAATAAATTGATGGAAGCTATCAATTCATTAAAATCTTTGAACACCGGCAAGACTACCGATTTTGATGTTGCAGCTTGGAAAGCATCTTGCTACGCAGCCATGAACGATGATTTCAATTCACCCATCTTAATTGCGAAACTATTTGATGCCGTTAAGCACATTAACCTTATTAAAGAAGGCACTGAATCTATTACCGAAGAAGACAAACTTGAATTGGAAAACACCATACACGGTTTCGTTTTTGATGTTTTAGGTTTGGAGAACAAAAGTAGTTCTGATGCCGATACCGAAAAATTAGGTGGTGTAGTTGAGTTATTGATCGAATTACGTAAATCAGCAAGGGAAAATAAAGATTTTGCCACATCTGATCAAATACGTGATCAATTAGCAGCACTAGGTATTCAATTAAAAGACGGTAAAGAAGGTACTACGTATAGTCTTTAAGTTTAATCTAAAAACCTAGATTTTTGAATTTTAGACTGGTATTCACCAGGAGCTATTTGTTGCCTTGTTTTAAAAACTCTATTAAAGTAAGATCTACTTTCAAATCCGCAATCAAGATATACATCTTTAATGCTACGCTTGGGGTCTTGCAATAAACCAACAGCTAATTTTATGCGCTCGTTATTTATAAACTCAACAGGAGAAATACCAAGCTCTAGTTTAAAGGTTCTATAAAAATGTGACGGACTCATACAAGCTATCTTACTAAGCGCATCTACAGTTAATGACTTATGCACATTATTTCTAATGTAGCGTATAACCTCTGTCAGCCTACTTTCTTTTTTAACCGATAAAGTAGCATTACTATAAATTTTTCGCTCATTAGTCTGTAGAATTCTAATGATCAATTCACGCAACATATTATCTACAAATAGATCCTTAGATGGGTGCTCTTCAGAAAATAGAAATAAAAGCCGCTGTATAATTTGAAATATACCTCTGTCATTTACGAAATGAAAATTGTAATCCATTAATCCCCATGCATCCTTATTACTTTTAGGCATGTTCTCATTCATGAATTGCAATACCTTATTTATTTTATCCTCAGAAATAGCCATTGCCAAACATCTAGTTGGGTTCTTCGCCATTGCTTCAGGAAAATCAATACACATACCCTCATTTGCAGGTAAGACTAAAGACTCACCCGGTAAAAAATCAAAAGATTCATAATCGCGCAAGTGCATAATCTTCTTTCCTTGAATCATACTCGCCAAAACAGGCTGTTCAAATTTCAAAAGAACACTAGCCGCTTGCTCATGCGTTTCAAAAACATGCATAGCCGCATTATTCATCGTATAAGAGGTTTGGTTTTCAACCATGGTCTCTAAACGCCTTCCTTTTAAAAAATTTTCAGCTAAACGAATCACACTTATATCGATTTTATTTTAAGGAATTTACAAAAAAATATACTTAAAAAAATCATAATATCATTAAATGATAGAATAGTTCACACTATTCGTAGAATGCGTCAGATAATATCAAAAACGGAGAAGTACATTTAGAATATCGTATTGGTAGTACCTATATGAACTTACTTCTATTATTAACTTAAATCATATACTATGAGCACAACAGCAACTGTAGAAAAAGACGTACTTCAAAAACCCAAATTCAAAAACCAATATGAAAACTTCATTGGTGGAAAATGGGTTGCACCAAGTAAAGGAGAATATTTTGACAACATCTCACCAGTAGATGGCAAATCATTTACCAAAATACCTAGATCCACAGCAGAAGATATAGAGTTGGCAATTGATGCCGCTTGGGTAGCAGCAAAGTCATGGAACTCATCTACAGCAACAGAAAGAAGTAATATGCTTTTAAAAATTGCCGATAAAATAGAGCAAAATTTAGAAGTACTGGCACGAGCTGAAACTTGGGATAATGGTAAAGCCATACGCGAAACAAGAGCTGCAGATTTACCTTTGGCAGTCGATCACTTTAGATATTTTGCAGGTGTCATTAGAGCAGAAGAAGGATCGGTAAGTGAGTTAGATTCTAATACAGTTGCATTGAACGTCACCGAACCATTAGGCGTCGTGGGTCAAATTATACCATGGAACTTTCCTTTATTAATGGCTACTTGGAAATTAGCCCCAGCATTGGCAGCAGGTAACTGTGTTGTTCTAAAACCAGCAGAACAAACCCCTGTTGCAATTTTAATATTAATGGAAATCATTGAGGGTATTTTACCTGATGGTGTTCTTAACGTGGTAAACGGTTTTGGTGCCGAAGCTGGCAAGCCATTGGCATCTAGCCCTAGAATTGACAAAATTGCCTTTACCGGAGAAACTACAACCGGACAATTAATAATGCAATATGCATCTAAAAATATTACTC harbors:
- a CDS encoding AraC family transcriptional regulator is translated as MIRLAENFLKGRRLETMVENQTSYTMNNAAMHVFETHEQAASVLLKFEQPVLASMIQGKKIMHLRDYESFDFLPGESLVLPANEGMCIDFPEAMAKNPTRCLAMAISEDKINKVLQFMNENMPKSNKDAWGLMDYNFHFVNDRGIFQIIQRLLFLFSEEHPSKDLFVDNMLRELIIRILQTNERKIYSNATLSVKKESRLTEVIRYIRNNVHKSLTVDALSKIACMSPSHFYRTFKLELGISPVEFINNERIKLAVGLLQDPKRSIKDVYLDCGFESRSYFNRVFKTRQQIAPGEYQSKIQKSRFLD
- a CDS encoding aldehyde dehydrogenase family protein, translated to MSTTATVEKDVLQKPKFKNQYENFIGGKWVAPSKGEYFDNISPVDGKSFTKIPRSTAEDIELAIDAAWVAAKSWNSSTATERSNMLLKIADKIEQNLEVLARAETWDNGKAIRETRAADLPLAVDHFRYFAGVIRAEEGSVSELDSNTVALNVTEPLGVVGQIIPWNFPLLMATWKLAPALAAGNCVVLKPAEQTPVAILILMEIIEGILPDGVLNVVNGFGAEAGKPLASSPRIDKIAFTGETTTGQLIMQYASKNITPVTLELGGKSPNVFFESIMDADDDFFDKCLEGANMFALNQGEVCTCPSRMLVQESIYDKFIERVIERTKAIKMGHPLDPNTMMGAQASNDQFEKILNYIQIGKEEGCEVLTGGEQAYNEGLEGGYYVQPTILKGNNKMRVFQEEIFGPVLCVTTFKDEAEAIEIANDTLYGLGAGVWTRDTHQAYQISRAIKAGRVWVNCYHLYPAHAPFGGYKKSGIGRENHKMMLAHYRQTKNMLISYDKKKMGFF
- a CDS encoding OmpP1/FadL family transporter, which produces MKRYLTFVVLMACAVGSAQNINEALRYGTENLQGTARFQAMGGAFGALGGDLSSLNINPAGSAVFNNSLFTISGSNYHTNNDARYFGDALITKNNNIQLNQIGGAFVFNNTDSNSDWKKFTLAFNYDLVNNFDNEYYVSGSATEGIDTYFLEYAGGTPFGSILRQDGEFLEEAYLDIGSAQGFRDQQTFLGYYGGILDPETENDGNTNYISNSLYDFVDQDFLRRTTGYNSKFTVNVASQYKENLYVGASLNFHSVLYTQLDQFTEDGYEPNSEIRRTTFDNYLETEGNGFSFTLGAIAKLNETVRLGGSYQSPTWYRLEDNTSQRVNSDLADEDINFINFNVVNLFESYTVKTPGKLTGSLAVIFAKDGLLSFDYGYQDFSQSELRPTNDPSFQTVNSQITSDLGAVSTFRLGGEYRIQQVSLRAGYRFEQSPYANGNTIGDLNAVSGGIGYNFGGSKLDFALSRSQQDVSERLFNAGITTPAMIDRGIMNATLSYTINF
- a CDS encoding T9SS type B sorting domain-containing protein, yielding MRTLLCSICCLFLFYWNITAQNSADCRTAIPVCADQPIMGLAGGTGDVDDFDPEVILQTGCLEKGSLSNANIEFNTSWFVFRAGTGGQVGFDIEALATSGSTPTAEWDFAVYGPDVDCGDISNGTAQPIRCNYEVNDTNFTGLGVNPDSGEEGRASLTGSQNTYDEYLDVIPGEIYYILINNFADNFTGDPEPFMLTFTGSSVSDSQDTALDCTLRDEFLGLDIIACEGDDPITISALNSPAGADIANVEWTVDYEDDGIVDDTLTGSGDFGAELIVASPNTGRYFATITTVTGTPPTVADESGVLITFFGTPILDRVETLDTNLSIDPDQNNIEFFVEGDGDYEYAINDGVFQDNPVFMNVPPGLNTVIINDKNGCGITDPIEFLVVGYPKFFTPNGDGINDDWNVEGIETLNNPVVFIFDRYGKLLKQLGATDSWDGNYNGQQMTSTDYWFRFEYGEMEDGLLVAKTRKTHFSLKR
- a CDS encoding T9SS type B sorting domain-containing protein translates to MTKYGISVLLVCFFSIFSCFAQVSADCANAVPICYNTPVNGGTNGYGIDDFNGATISGCITQGSGTIETNSAWYTFKIGEIGQLGFNIGFDTTEDWDFALYKTNDCSALGDPVRCNYFDNSDDSSFIGMGEDPTGIDNIQYDDWLAVEPGEEYLLMINNFSNNNSGFSIQFSGSIFVEFPYSALDCNIIDNLLGPPVIACDDQTVVLDATTADAKTYQWELDAGAGYQQIPGESDPELSIAVSGMYRVIIVRNSGNPVTSETQVAYAPSPETFSLEDETACLDGTAIDFNTKDAEALGAQSPLDFRVSYHESFEDAFDGANALLKEFIPTQVLQTIYVRTTSIENSMCFDVSETFDINGIELPVLDFETEVFICGDEPIVTIGQRIPDSDFTYEWSSGQTSSLITVAEPGVYTLSVTNIQGLIQCITVRSVTVVFSSPPIISDITIEYEDDASNVVNVFLEENGDFEYQVDNETPQNSGLFNNLFPGEHTITVRDVNGCGSDTRDIVVVGFPKFFTPNGDNVNDTWKVDGLSALDNPVITIYDRYGKLLYQIFENSTGWTGSFNGALLPESDYWFKLTYTNSLGESTNASYINNHFTLKR
- the cysS gene encoding cysteine--tRNA ligase: MQLYENQEIKVYNSLSGKKEVFKPINEGHIGMYVCGPTVYSNVHLGNCRTFMSFDMIFRYFRHLGYKVRYVRNITDAGHLVDDAEDGEDKIAKKARLEKLEPMEVVQRYTVDFHNILEKFNFLPPSIEPTATGHIIEQIEIIKDILEKGFAYETNGSVYFDVAKFNEEHEYGKLSGRKLEDMIANTRDLAAQDDKHNPQDFALWKKAEPQHIMRWPSPWGDGFPGWHLECTAMSTKYLGETFDIHGGGMDLKFPHHECEIAQAEACNGQSPVNYWLHANMLTLNGRKMAKSTGNSILPGEIFSGENEILSKPFSPSMVRFFMMQAHYTSILDISNDALLASEKGFNKLMEAINSLKSLNTGKTTDFDVAAWKASCYAAMNDDFNSPILIAKLFDAVKHINLIKEGTESITEEDKLELENTIHGFVFDVLGLENKSSSDADTEKLGGVVELLIELRKSARENKDFATSDQIRDQLAALGIQLKDGKEGTTYSL
- the folE gene encoding GTP cyclohydrolase I FolE, producing MKIEDTLEDQFDELGNDHISTSEDTPLRSDAFDLDDAEKIERIRENVREIMLTLGLDLTDDSLKGTPNRVAKMYVNEIFGGLNPTKKPKASTFDNKYKYGEMLVEKNITLYSTCEHHFLPIVGRAHVAYISNGTVVGLSKMNRIVDYYAKRPQVQERLNIQIVRELQKALGTEDVACVIDAKHLCVNSRGIRDIDSSTVTAEYGGKFKEELVRREFLNYLNLDTHF